In a genomic window of Leifsonia xyli subsp. cynodontis DSM 46306:
- the coaD gene encoding pantetheine-phosphate adenylyltransferase, with protein MHRIAVVPGSFDPVTLGHLDVIERAAGMWDEVHVLVVHNPDKSALLPIAQRVALLERSIEEAGIAGSIVVASWSVGLLVDYCTDIGAHVLVKGIRSQVDVAYETPMAIVNRHLAEVETVFLLPNPANAHVSSSLVRQVASLGGDVSPYVPAAVSELLSSS; from the coding sequence ATGCACAGGATCGCCGTAGTCCCTGGATCGTTCGACCCGGTCACTCTCGGGCACCTCGACGTGATCGAGCGTGCCGCGGGGATGTGGGACGAGGTCCACGTCTTGGTGGTCCACAACCCGGACAAGAGCGCGCTGCTGCCCATCGCGCAGCGGGTGGCGCTGCTGGAGCGGTCGATCGAGGAGGCCGGCATCGCCGGGAGCATCGTCGTCGCGTCCTGGTCGGTCGGTCTGCTGGTCGACTACTGCACGGATATCGGCGCGCACGTTCTCGTGAAGGGCATCCGTTCGCAGGTGGATGTCGCCTACGAGACGCCGATGGCCATCGTCAACCGCCACCTCGCTGAAGTGGAGACAGTGTTCCTGCTGCCGAACCCGGCCAATGCGCACGTCTCCAGCTCGCTCGTGCGCCAGGTCGCGTCCCTGGGTGGCGACGTCAGCCCGTACGTCCCCGCTGCCGTCTCCGAGCTGCTGTCCTCGTCGTGA
- the rpmF gene encoding 50S ribosomal protein L32: MAVPKRKQSRANTHARRSQWKAEVPTLVKTVENGKVTYSLPHRAKVVEDSAGTALFLEYKGRKVADV, from the coding sequence ATGGCCGTTCCGAAGCGGAAGCAGTCTCGCGCCAACACCCACGCCCGTCGTTCGCAGTGGAAGGCCGAGGTCCCCACGCTCGTCAAGACCGTCGAGAACGGCAAGGTCACCTACAGCCTGCCGCACCGCGCCAAGGTCGTCGAGGACTCCGCGGGCACCGCTTTGTTCCTCGAGTACAAGGGCCGCAAGGTCGCCGACGTCTGA
- the rnc gene encoding ribonuclease III, translated as MVGENTDRSALLEKLGVDIDPELLKHALTHRSYAYENGGIPNNERLEFLGDSILGQAVTVKLFRENPGLDEGELAKRRASLVSSVALAEVARGIGLGEYLRLGRGENQSGGREKASILADTVEAVIGAVYLDAGGDEATALVLRLIGPLMADPARFGAAMDPKTSLQEAAAHHGVGQPVYTVTNTGPDHSKTFHATVDVGGLITASGEGTSKKQAEMAAALSAWTALTNHRARAPRG; from the coding sequence ATGGTCGGCGAGAACACTGACCGCAGCGCACTGCTTGAGAAGCTCGGGGTCGACATCGACCCCGAGCTTCTCAAGCATGCGCTGACGCACCGGTCCTATGCATACGAGAACGGCGGCATCCCGAATAACGAGCGTCTGGAGTTCCTCGGAGACTCGATCCTCGGGCAGGCCGTCACGGTCAAGCTCTTCCGGGAGAACCCCGGCCTCGATGAGGGAGAGCTCGCCAAACGTCGGGCCAGCCTCGTCTCTTCCGTCGCGCTGGCGGAGGTCGCCCGCGGTATCGGGCTGGGGGAGTATCTGCGGCTCGGCCGCGGCGAGAACCAGAGTGGCGGGCGCGAGAAGGCGTCCATCCTGGCCGACACCGTCGAGGCGGTCATCGGCGCTGTGTATCTGGATGCCGGCGGCGATGAGGCGACCGCCCTCGTGCTCCGCCTGATCGGTCCGCTCATGGCCGACCCCGCGCGTTTCGGGGCCGCGATGGACCCCAAGACCAGTCTGCAGGAGGCCGCCGCCCACCACGGCGTAGGCCAGCCCGTCTACACCGTCACCAACACCGGTCCGGACCACTCGAAGACTTTCCACGCCACCGTGGATGTCGGCGGTCTGATCACCGCGAGCGGCGAGGGGACCAGCAAGAAGCAAGCCGAGATGGCCGCTGCCCTCAGCGCTTGGACCGCGCTCACGAACCACCGTGCCCGAGCTCCCCGAGGTTGA
- a CDS encoding YceD family protein, with amino-acid sequence MREQRLSVPVAERLGEGLLSVPEGGTVELDLRLESMHEGILVSGEVEATATGVCGRCLKDIEQPVGVDFQELFAYPSDEAFDYEVHDDHVDLEPLIRDAVVLSLPFQPVCRPDCPGLDPETGERLADAPDREPGQAIDPRWSALAGFQASDTTVTSTEPTSNAPAAGAGEER; translated from the coding sequence ATGCGCGAGCAGCGGCTGAGCGTCCCGGTGGCCGAGCGACTGGGCGAGGGACTGCTCTCGGTGCCCGAGGGCGGCACCGTGGAGCTGGACCTCCGGCTGGAGTCCATGCACGAGGGGATCCTCGTCTCCGGCGAGGTGGAAGCCACGGCGACCGGCGTCTGCGGACGCTGCCTCAAAGACATCGAGCAGCCGGTCGGAGTCGATTTCCAGGAGCTTTTCGCGTATCCTTCTGACGAAGCTTTCGATTATGAGGTTCACGACGACCACGTGGATCTTGAACCTCTGATCAGGGATGCGGTGGTGCTGTCACTGCCGTTCCAGCCGGTGTGCCGGCCGGATTGCCCCGGTCTCGATCCCGAGACCGGCGAGCGACTGGCGGATGCACCGGATCGGGAACCCGGGCAGGCCATCGATCCGCGATGGTCCGCGCTCGCCGGTTTCCAGGCTTCCGACACCACTGTCACATCGACAGAGCCCACGAGTAACGCCCCGGCCGCCGGGGCCGGAGAAGAGAGATAG
- the mutM gene encoding bifunctional DNA-formamidopyrimidine glycosylase/DNA-(apurinic or apyrimidinic site) lyase, with protein MPELPEVEVVRAGLAPAVTGATILGVEVFEPRSLKRHDPLTGSFESLLTGRSMRTPARRGKFLWIPLDSSPRSAIVAHLGMSGQILLRDPGTVENGLLRIRLHIETPPSDAGPPREFWVHFVDQRIFGSMAVDALVPTADGAPAGLGSDEALLPAQVSHIARDPLDPAFDDAAFAAALARRSSGIKRVLLDQKLISGIGNIYADEALWAARIHYDHPATALSRPRVYTLLAEVRRVLERALAEGGTSFDAQYVNVNGASGYFSHSLNVYGQQGKPCPRCGAPLVREQFMNRGSHLCPRCQRPR; from the coding sequence GTGCCCGAGCTCCCCGAGGTTGAGGTCGTCCGCGCGGGCCTCGCTCCCGCGGTCACCGGCGCGACCATCCTCGGCGTGGAGGTGTTCGAGCCGCGCTCCTTGAAACGTCACGACCCGCTGACCGGCTCGTTCGAGTCGCTCCTCACCGGCCGCAGCATGCGGACACCGGCCCGTCGTGGGAAATTCCTCTGGATTCCCCTCGACAGCTCACCGAGGAGCGCGATCGTGGCCCACCTCGGGATGAGCGGCCAGATTCTGCTCCGAGACCCCGGCACTGTCGAGAACGGTTTGCTGCGCATCCGGCTGCACATCGAAACCCCACCGTCGGACGCCGGGCCGCCGCGCGAATTCTGGGTACACTTCGTCGACCAGCGCATCTTCGGCTCGATGGCCGTCGACGCTCTCGTCCCGACGGCGGACGGCGCTCCCGCCGGACTCGGGTCGGACGAAGCGCTCCTCCCGGCACAGGTCAGCCATATCGCCCGCGACCCGCTCGACCCCGCCTTCGACGACGCTGCGTTCGCCGCCGCCCTCGCGCGCCGCAGCAGCGGCATCAAACGCGTCCTCCTCGACCAGAAGCTCATCAGCGGCATCGGCAATATCTACGCCGACGAAGCGCTCTGGGCGGCGCGCATCCACTACGACCACCCGGCGACGGCCCTCAGCCGTCCGCGGGTGTACACGCTGCTCGCCGAGGTGCGCCGCGTGCTCGAGAGGGCTCTCGCGGAGGGCGGCACGAGCTTCGACGCCCAGTACGTCAACGTGAACGGCGCCTCCGGCTACTTCTCCCACAGCCTCAACGTCTACGGTCAGCAGGGAAAGCCCTGTCCCCGCTGCGGCGCCCCCCTCGTCCGCGAACAGTTCATGAACCGCGGCTCCCACCTCTGCCCCCGCTGCCAGCGCCCCCGCTGA